The genomic window GAAAATTTCTGTCaggttgcgtgtttgaatctcatcacgaacaactttagcattttagcaacttttATTTACTACTTTTTagactttgcaactacttagcatgttagctaacccttcccctaaccttaaccctttaacctaactccaatccttaaccctaaccttaatcctaaccttaactcctaaccctaaaccctagcccagctaacgttagccacaacaaataggaatatgtaacatatcatacaaaatgtcAGTGGTTATATGTTGCCATGGGAATGGCAGAGCCTGGAGAAGCTGGGGGATGGTTTACTGAGGGGTCTTtgctgaggaggaggtgtgaaggGAGGCCTGTTGAGTTTCAACATAAATGTAACTGTACGAGGTCAGCAACAAGATGGTGGTAAAAAAAAATGACAGGGCATTTCATGCATAGTATTACACTTACTGAACAGAGTCAGAATTATCTGTTGGAATTTAGGGATAGGTGTTTGCTTATGCATTTACTCTAGTGAATTCCAACTGAAAAATAATATATTATTGTCCTACACTGTAAATTGTGTCACTGCTGATTATTTCAACAGTATCTATTTGTCCTAAGCTGGTAAAGCCTGTCCTACACCTACactctcttctctttctgtctATCCACTACTCTCATAATATAATGAGTGAAATGTGAAAGTATCCATCGTGCCCTTTGTTGTGACtatttttctcttttcttttaCGTGAAGGTCAGATCCCCGACTCCGACTTTGAAGTTAAATGTCACCCCGAGGTTAGAGTATTTGAACTGCATCTTTCCCCCTCTTTCAATGGTATATCAAAGCAATGATGGGCATCAACCACATACAGTGAACTACAATACTGCTCCACCCAGCAGCTAATGGAAATGGAGATGAGCCACCCAAATAACCTTGGTCTCTCCATTAAGAAAGTTAACATCAATcctgcacacaaacaaacataaagTAGAGCAGTTTTacgaaatatatttatttataaatgaTATTCATCAATCCTCAACAATAGGCTATTGATCACACGAAGAGAAGCCTACTTTTGCATGTTTCATTGATTTCCAGAAAGCTTTGATTTTGTAAATAGGGATCTTTTAGCCTATAGTTTGTTAAAGACAGGGGTTGAAGGGAAATTTTATCACGCAATCCAGTCTCTTTACAAAGTACCAATTGCTTGTGTGCGTGTTAATGAATATCGTACAGATTGATTTCCCACACCCTCAGGTGTAAAACAAGAAGACGGCATATCACCAACTTTGTTTGCTATGTTTATAAATGATTTGGCAAAATAAATTAAACAGTTAAATATTGGACTAAGATATTATGATGAAATGCTGATATTTTGATGGCAGAAAATGAACAAGACCTGCAGAACATGTTATTATGTGCAGTCAAttggtgtaaaagatggagactcatgatcaGCCAGACAAATACACAGATAATGCATTTTAGAAAACCAGGTATGAAGATGTGTTTTTCAGTTTTGTTTTGGTGAAGACATTCTTGAGCTTACTAGCAATTATAAGTATTTGGGTATTTTTTATTGATGAGCATATTATCTTTCTATACGGAACATCTGCCCTGGCCAACTCAGCAAGTAGAGCTCTTGGGGGAGTCAGGAAAAACTAAAACACTGAAAAATATTGGTTATGCTACGTATTCCAAACTGTATCAGACATGCgtgtgtcctgttctggactattcagcaggagtgtgTGGTGCTAAGAGGTATTTTAAATATGAACTTGTCCATAATAGAGCAGTACGTTACTTTTTAGGAGTCCACAAGTTTGCACTGATTCAATAACTGGAGGCATGgcctgggaaccctgtgaggtgagattgAAGGCATAtcccagactggccaataaaaagaaaatattaagatgggcaaaataacacaaacactggacagagatatgtttttttcattgcaactctgcctagaaggccagcatcccagagtcgcctcttcactgttgacgttgagactggtgttttgcgggtactatttaatgaagctgccagttgaggacttgtgaggcatctgtttctcaaactagacactctaatgtacttgtcctcttgctcagttgtgaactggggcctcccactcctctttctattctggttagagccagtttgcgctgttctgtgaagggagtagtacacagcgttgtacgagatcttcagtttcttggcaatttctcacatggaatagctttcatttctcagaacaagaatagactgacgagtttcagaagaaagttctttgtttctggccattttgagcctgtaatcgaacccacacatGTCGATGCTCCAtgtactcaactagtctaaaaaagggcagttttgttgcttctttagtcagaacaacagttttcagctgtgctaacataattgcaaaagggtttcctTTTTTTTCACTCTTCATGCGATGCACAATGCAGAGATCATCGGAAGAAGAATTGTCATTTAATTAccatagtgaattattgtaatgtttgttcatgtgtcaattaatcccataagggatggcttgccaattggcgatttgacacaaaaataacatttcattcATTCATATTTGTTAAACCAATCAATAAACGAGTAAGAAGCCAGAAAGGAAATAAATAATTTTTATTCTGTATTCTTGCATAAACCATATATGTTTTAACAAGGCTGATACCTCAAATTGGCCAGTACTGTTCTGGACAGCTCAAACCATTCTAAATCCCCTAACAATGTGAGATAGCAGACTTGAAGGCGTTGTATCAAGTCTCTCAGACAAAGCCACGAGGACAGCTTTTGTCAGTCTGTCCTTGTCCAGCTGCAGAAGGAAAGCAACCCAGGGAGCATATAGTTAAAAATATGTGGCATGACTTACACCATATATTTTCAATGTGTACATTGTGTGCTGGACCTGCAAATGAAGTCAATATTGTATCTGAGGTAGAGAACTCTGAGGAGCTGCACTGTAAAATATAATTGGTTTATTACATTCTCCAACCCACTGCTCATTGAAAAGACAGTTACTGTATACCATTTGAATACACCATTGTATTTTGTTAATTAATCACAAAAGATAATTAACAAATAATAATCAACAATAAAATACTTAAGTTGTAGAGTTGAACTCACTATCAGGTTTTATCAAACATAAAACACAGCTACATTTGTAAAACAACAAATGTAAAAATCTAATTGTATAGAAATGTAATGTAGTGCATCAATTAACAAAAATACTCCTGCCTTAACTGAACATCTGCCAATGTATTGAACACCTGCCCATGTCAATTTGAGGGGCACTGTACTATCTAAACGGTAGATAGATGATAAATAAATGTACTTTTCTGACAGACCAGAAGTAGTTCAGGATTAGCAAGGAAAAGATTGCCTACATCCTAACTGTGGTCACAATAAACCTGGCCTGCTTATGGGATAACACAGATGATGTGTTAAGGAAAAGCACCAGAGAGAGGGGGTATCTGCCCAGAGGTTTACCTATCAACAATAGGTGGCTGCCCCATGGTACTTCTTACTTCCTCCGTGCCTCAACCTCACAACCAGGGCACAAATAAAGTACTGTAGCTCGTTCATAATTTCTAAAAGTCCCAACTTTCAGTATCTTTATCGTAGTTATATAGTGACCATTCACTCACAGTCTACTATACATCCGTTTAATTATATTTTACAGAGGTAAAGGGGTCAGGAATACTTACATATTTTCAGGCATGTCTTCCTGCACTCCAACATTGGTTTCTATATTCTAcagcttatgtaaataagctgtCATACCTCAATTCTTCAAAAGTAATTGATCTACCAGTATCAGATATTAGACAAATGTTTGGCTCAATGATGACTTCTGAAAGTCATAAAACCTGATATAGTTTAAAGTAGGCTTATCAAAAGAAAGAAGACACACAGACTCTAACAGCCCCTTTGCTCAAGGGCTTGTTTTGTTTGAAATCCAAAAGGAAATCACAGAATATATAATACATCTGTATTAATAACATACTGGCACTATCAATGCATTGTGAAGTAAAAAAAGTAAAGAATGAAATCTCTAAAACGAATTCCCTAACAAATAACCCCAATATTGGCATCACTGACAATATTAACCTGTCAGATACACTGCAGCTACAGTTGTGCCATTTGTCTTTCTCCCCAAAATGCCACAATCCACAGCAAATGATTTGCTGTATATTCCAATAGAAACATTATACAAATAATATAAATTCCATAGCATTGCAGCCTTTACAGAATGGAAAGTGAAGCTGCAAAATGCGATTCAGGACAATATGGActcttaaaaaaaaatctaaatttccCATTGCACAGCTTTTGATTGTTAAGAATAACATGCTTTATGTTAATACTCCGTGATGTACTGTATACCAGTGTGGTTATGTTACTGTGGTAATTGTTATCCTGGTAACTTTTTGTGTTGGTTTTTtacataaaataaatacataacctAAATGTCCGATATGATATGGTTGTTTTTAATCTGGTGATGCTCAAGGAACTCTGACGTCTCCTCTGCAATCTGTCCTGGGATGCGGAAGTCAATGGGTATAGGCTGTGGGGGCTGGGCCAGGGGCCGGCAGGCCTCTCCCTTGGGGCTGGATGTGCTGTGGGAGTCCTGGGCATCCAGGTTGCAGCCAGTGCCCTGGAGGAACTGCAGGAAATTCTCCTCTATGGATCCCTCACGGCTGGGCAGTCGGTCCTCCTCTCCCGTTGCCCGGCGGAACAGGCAAGGCACATGCTTGCCCAGCTCCTCGCGGATCTGCCGGTTCAGACAGCCGTAGAAGAAGGGGTTGGAGGTGAAGCAGAAGTAGCCGATCCAGGTGACCACCTCCTCCAGGGGGGCCAGCGTGGCTGGAGGGCTAGAGGCCAGAGCTGAGTAAAGGTGAAAGGAGAAGTAGGGCAGCCAACAGCACAGGAACTGTCCACCCACTGCTGCTAACACCGCTGCCGCCTTACCCCCTCCGAAGGCGCGGTGAGGAGTGTCGCGCCCCTCCCCTGTCCCCGTGCCTGTCCCTGAGCTGGTCACCATGGTGGAGCGGCTGCTGAGCGACTCAGAGCGATGGCGGCGGGGCGTGTCCATCCAAGTCGGCAGGGGCCCGTGGTGCATGGCCGCCACCCGCGCCACCTTGAACATGCTGCAGTACACTACCAGGATGACCATCAGTGGACACAGGAAGTACACCAGCGTGAACAGGACCATGAAGGCAACACGGTTTGACCCACCCCCTGTCCAGTGCAAGGAGCATCGCCTGTGACCCTGAGCAGGGGGTGAGGGTacacctccaccccctcccccaaCTCCAGCACCATCCAGAAGAGGAGTCCTTTCGCCCTGTAAGGCCCAGGCCAGCAGCGGCAGGACGGACATGGACAAAGCTTTGACCCATATCCCCACCAGCACTGAGGCCACCAGGCCCAGGGTCATCTTCACCTCGTAGCGCATGGGGTGGATGATGTAGTAGTAGCGCTCCACATTGATGGCTGAGATGGAGAGGATGGCGGCGCTGACCAGGCACACGCTGAGGAAGAGGTAGCTCCGACACAGGGCCTCGCCAAAGAAGGCCCGGCCTGAGAGCATGCCCAGGGGCATCAGAACCAGGGCCGCCAGCAGGTCCACCAGGCACAGATGGAAGACAAAGGCAAACTTACGTAGCTGTGGGGCCTTGGCGATGACAGCCATTATGGCCCCATTGCCCACCACGGCCAGCAGGTCCATGAGCAGCATGGCGAGTAGCGCTATTGACTGGGACAGAGCTCCGCTCTTGGGTGACTCAGAGGACGAGGTGTTGGCCTTGGGCagtgggaaggggagggaggagttCCACAATGCCTCCATCGAATAGCGGGACAAGGCGGGCGGGGGGTGTCAATCACAGGCCCATCACCCATCCTTCACAGCTGGGGGCGGGGCCAGGAACCAGAGGCCCAGTCTGGGCGGAGGTCAGacagcagcagctctatagaCGGGGGGGTGAGACCCTGCGTCCCCCTATGAAAAGTCAACTCCCCTCAACCTCCTCAGCAATGCAGGCCTTTTCCTAGGAACAGAGAGAAGCGGGATGAAGGACATTAGCTACTGCAGTTTGATTAAACTGAACCGCGGTGCACCGCGGTGACGTGAATGGGCAAAGCACTGACGAAGGAGCGGCGTTCTCAAATCGAACAGTAATCCGCGCTGCTCGGTCATGTTGTCAAAAAGCAGCAGGATGCATCGTTCGAAACATACAACATCTCTTTcccattaaatatattttcaattttcATTGGAAAGGCAGGTAAAGGGTTTTTATCAAAAGCAgtcacttttgcatgtgaaaacacatgAATCCTCTCAGACTCAACTCGAGCACACTCTCAGTCAAACTTAGCCACAACCACAGCCCTCAGCTGTGAAACCTGTTACTAAAACCTGGGGTGTTATCATTAGTCCAAACTGCTGCAAAATGTTCTGTTTTGCAACAAAaactagagtttctattggacacgTTTAGGTAGGTCCCTCCTGGTTTCGCCCTTTtgcttctgtttggttctgtttggttcctagtgaatacacccttGATCTCTATTCTTTGTTATTCATTTGAAATTCTTGTTATTCTTGTTGGCTTCTAGGTCTATGCTTATGTTGAATTGTGTAGTATAATGATTGTGATTGGATCCATTTAGCACAGTCTTATGACCTGGCACAGGAGCTCATGTGTCTCCACTTGTGATGCTGTTTCTCAGCTGTCCCAATATGCACTTTGTGCACTTTCAAAGTACACAGTACTGGATAAATGTCTTTAGAATTACACTCTATCCTATGTATTCCTGCCCTTtttcctcttcatcctcttcctTCCCATCTTCCTCATCCCCCCACTCCAATACAATGAGCAGTATGTTAGCATTGCTTTTCTTCCAGACTCTGTGATTCTCTTTTGTCAACAATATCACATTCAGTATAAGCCTGTATGTCTGCTCATGAGCCACAGCAAACGCCAACACCTCCTTGAAAAGAAAAGGTGCGTAAGATAATGCCATTAGATCTGCATGGCCAAGTCATTGTGGATATGCCTCTGCCTGTACCGGGTTAGCCACTATGCTAACCTATTAGACACCAATTCTAGCCTCATTAGTCTCCCACACCAACTCTTCTCTGACTGCACTTATGCCCCCATGCAGCCCcttaacacacacaacacatacttCTAGTCCACCCTGCCCCTCCTGCTTTTTTGATCCAAATCGAAAGCTATCCACAGGTCCCTGTGACTGTCCCTATCTCCCGTCTCAGCACCCAGTCTTTCACCCATCAATCAGAACAAATCTATTACATTCACAGTCTACAGGGACCAACCCCATGCCCAACATTACATAACAACCCCATGTTAATAACCCCATGTAACAACACCATGTTAACAACACCATGTTACAAGACTTGATCACATCATGTATTCTACATGCAAGGAGGATTAGAGAGAATTACAAATAaaaagacaggaagagacagagacagacagagacggcaagagagacggagagacagacagagacatagagatcTATATTtatagggagagagacaaagaaagacatagagacagagggagacagacaaagacagagagggagacagagggagacagacagagagggagccagagagagacGTAACAATATATATTTatagggagagagacggagagggagactgacagagacagaaagagacacagagggagacagagagtcagagagagacatagagacatacagAGATGCATAATGTACCTGGTTTAGGGCAGGTTTTGTGATGCTGTAGCCTGCTGTCTGTCCTGCTTTTGAGAATATAAAGCTGGCTGGTTAGTTCCCAGTTCTGGGTTGCATGGTAGACATCAGTCAGCAGCATGTATTGTGTATGATGCTGACTGCTGTTGAGGCACTCCCCTTCTTTATCAGCATGCTCCACTTCCCCTCCTCTGCCTTTACCTCTTCCTTCTGTTATTTTCTGGATGGCTGTATCTGTTTTCAGAGTGATAGATTTATAGAGAtgaaagagaaaaaagagaaggaGTAAATGGTGTCTCCCTCCTCTTGCTGATGTAAACCGCgtatgcacatatacacacacacacacacacaggctcactctctccctctctgtcttgcacactcacacacagtgacTGCAGAGCTGGAGAGTGAGGCAGAGGCATAGGACCAGAGCcactctctctgctgtgtctTAGTGCCCCTGTTGTCTTGGCTTTTGTTGTGTTACCTCTCTCTTGGTTTATTGATTCCATTCAAACACATCATTATGGCACAAACCCACACGCACCATAGACATTTAATCAACCTGTCTTGTGAAGTATTTGTTCAATATTTACAAAGGGAAAGGTAATCTGTGTGGAGGTTGCTGTGTCCTTTCACATGGTGGTTTCAACTGAGACAAAGAGACATTGATTAGCTTAGGTCCTCAAGCTTAAGGCATCAGCAGCCATTCCATCCAGACCCTCATACTGGTATAACACAGCAGCATGTGTCTCCTGTTGCCACAGTCATCTTTACTGAAATGAGGAAATGTGGCAGATGAATGTTTTCATATACACTCCTTCTTATTGCGCTACCAGATCATCTTCGCTCGAGTGTCGATGGGAGACAATGAAATGGAAACCATGGAAGGCAATGCTTCTCAATGCTGTGAGTCTACAGCTGCTTCTGCTGTTGGGTTCTAAGTGCTTTTTATTTGTGTTTAAAAGGATGCAGAGGATTATTCACATGCATTTGCATTGTATGGAAGTCACACCCCAGTTTTCAACTCCCCTTAATTTGAATTTGCTAATTGATTTTGACTGGTATAATCATGGACAGTCCATTGGTCAGATCATAATGAAATACATTGATATTATTTATGATTACGCTTGTGCAAAGATTATGTGCTGCTGGGTTCAGAGTTTAGCTGCATTTTGTATTGGCCTACTTGAAAGGCCCATATGCTGTGCCATTACTAATATTGTTtaaggagaagatggagagagatttcAAAATAAGGCTGTGCTAGAAAGGTGTGTGAAaaggagaaagtgtgtgtgtgtgtgtgcctgcttgagtgaatgtgtgtgtgcacggtgTGTACATGAGTGTGcctttgtgcatgtgtgtgcacgtTTACATGCATGTGTGTACCTTTGTGcattcttgtgtgtgtttgttttgtgcgtGTGTCAGGTGTTGACTCATGACAGAAATAACTGATTATTGCTAGCCTGGAAGCACCAATCACTGCCACTGAAAATACAATGGTTTCCATGGCAACCTTGAAAATAGACATTCCCACTCAGAAGTAGCAATGGGCAGCACGCTAACCCCACAGCTCCCACGGACAATAATAACCATCCATAAATACACCCATACAAATATCAACTGCGCTCATACAATAAATACTATCTTACAATAATTTATATCAAAACACAATTAGGGGAGAGTTGGGTAAGTTAAGCCATTTATTTTTCATTCAGCATGACtccatcaagggaaatatagtattatttCTAAAAATATCTAGATATATTTCAAGACGTTGTGTATCCCTGGACATAATCAGAAttaatgtaaacattaaagttttgaaaacatagcttatccaaaagtggtctcttggcacaacttacgcCGGGTATGAGGTAAGTTGAGCCGCGGGACTGGGTAATGTCACTggtgtcgtagggtttagaccaagacgcagcgggaaaatgtatactcatcttttattTAAAGGATAAAGacggaaaaccaaaataaacacgtatacaaaaacacgaCGACAacgaacaggccggtaaggcacaaagctatacacagcaacaatctcccacaaaatcccatggcaaaacacatacctatttataggaccttcaatcagaggcaacgatagacagctgcctccaactgaaggccccaacaccaattaactaaacatagaaatacaaatgactagactgaacatagaactaaactaacatagaacaataaccaaaaccctggactaataaatcaaatgcccctctacataaacaaccaccccaaaccatataaaccaaattccccctctacatgaacacaaacataccctgaaccacataaaacaaataccccctgccacgtcctgaccaaactataataacaaataacccctttactggtcaggacgtgacaggtaagTTAAGTCCCCTgcacatttctgtactgaatgaactattaccactacttttttaaaaccatgtctatctttatttcccaaacacaattcaacacaatcacaatcaccTTTTTTGTCTTTTAATTATTTTAAGTACCTTTTAACACTAACAAACACCTTTTTTAACATTTCGAAAATAagccaggccctgttgttactTCATATCCCAGAGATAAGGCCTTGCATTACacctggaaagaaaacacttcaatttgctcaacatgccattggctcaaccattggctcaacATACTCCATGACCATTGGTTCAACTTATCCCAATGCAAACATTtagactatattagcccacacagctacaacgatacactttcaaatcaaatcaaattttattagtcacatgcgccaaatacaaccttacagtgaaatgcttactttctagcccctaaccaacaatgcagtttaaaaaaaatatggataagaataagaaataaaagtaacaagtaattaaagaacaACAGCGAGActttatacaggggggtaccggtaccgagtcaatgtgcgggggcactggttagttgaggtaatatgtacatgtgggaagagttattaaagtgactatgcatagatgataacaacagaaagtagcagcggtgtaaaagagggcgggggagcaatgcaaatagtctgggtagccatttgattaggtgttcaggagtcttagggCTTGGGGGTAacgcctcttggacctagacttggcgaaCCGGGActgtttgccgtgcggtagcagagagaacagtctatgactagggtggctggagtctttgacaatttttagggccttcctctgacaccccctggtatagaggtcctggatggcagggagttccaccccaatgatgtactgggccgttccgacctagtgccttgcgatcggaggccgagcagttgccataccaggcagtgatgcaaccagtcaggatgctctcgatggtgcagttgtagaaccttttgaggatctgaggacccatgccaaatctgttcagtctcctgagggggaataggttttgtcgtgccctcttcatgactgtcttggtacgcttgttagtttgttggtgatgtggacaagctctcaacctgctccactgcagctccatcgatgagaatgggggcgtgctcagtcatctttttcctgtagtccacaatcatctcctttgtcttgatcacgttgagggagaggttgttgtcctggcaccacacggccaggtcttaGACCTCCTCCCTATGTCTCAttattgtctgtgatcaggcctaccactgttgtgtcatcggcaaacataatgatggtgttggagtcgtgcctggccgtgcagtcatgaatgagcagggagtacaggagggggctgagcatgcaaccctgaggggcccctgtgttgaggatcagcgtggcagatgtgttgttacctacccttaccacatgggggcggcccgtcaggaaatccagtgtggagtgcaatagagattgcatcatctgtggatctgttggggcggtatgcaaattggagtgggtctagggtttctgggataatggtgttgatgtgagccatgaccagcctttcaaagcacttcatggctacagatgtgagggctacgggtcggtagtcatttaggcaggttaccttagtgttcttgggcacaggcgctatggtggtctgcttaaaacatgttggtattgcagactcggacagggagaggtggaaaatgtcactgaagacaattgccagttggtcagcgcatgctcgcagtacacgtcctggtaatccatctggcactttggccttgtgaatgttgacctgtttaaatgtc from Salmo trutta chromosome 16, fSalTru1.1, whole genome shotgun sequence includes these protein-coding regions:
- the LOC115150600 gene encoding G-protein coupled receptor 61-like, with amino-acid sequence MEALWNSSLPFPLPKANTSSSESPKSGALSQSIALLAMLLMDLLAVVGNGAIMAVIAKAPQLRKFAFVFHLCLVDLLAALVLMPLGMLSGRAFFGEALCRSYLFLSVCLVSAAILSISAINVERYYYIIHPMRYEVKMTLGLVASVLVGIWVKALSMSVLPLLAWALQGERTPLLDGAGVGGGGGGVPSPPAQGHRRCSLHWTGGGSNRVAFMVLFTLVYFLCPLMVILVVYCSMFKVARVAAMHHGPLPTWMDTPRRHRSESLSSRSTMVTSSGTGTGTGEGRDTPHRAFGGGKAAAVLAAVGGQFLCCWLPYFSFHLYSALASSPPATLAPLEEVVTWIGYFCFTSNPFFYGCLNRQIREELGKHVPCLFRRATGEEDRLPSREGSIEENFLQFLQGTGCNLDAQDSHSTSSPKGEACRPLAQPPQPIPIDFRIPGQIAEETSEFLEHHQIKNNHIISDI